Proteins from one Sphingomonas sp. HF-S4 genomic window:
- a CDS encoding NAD(P)H-dependent flavin oxidoreductase: MFKGLTPINYNGREVWPLVEGGKGVAATNHASAGAWAAAGGIGTVSAVNADSYDAEGKIIPQIYRALTRRERHEELVEYAIEGAVTQVKKAFEIAGGKGAVNINVLWEMGGAQRILHGVLERTRGMVAGVTCGAGMPYKLSEITASYGVSYLPIVSSGRAFRALWKRAYSKASEWLAAVVYEDPWLAGGHNGLSNAEDPLIPQDPYPRVRDLRATMREGGISDDVPIVMAGGVWYLRDWNDWIDNPELGKIAFQFGTRPLLTQESPIPEEWKNELMKLEEGDILLHRFSPTGFYSSAVRNPFLRSLEARSERQIPYSTEEAGDHTFQLDVGVKGKNFWVTRNDLLRAREWFGLGFTSALKTPDNTLVFVGEEEKGIIRKDQADCMGCLSQCQFSSWADTETNSTGRLADPRSFCIQKTLQDIAHGGPVHENLMFAGHGAYQFKRDPFYSNGFVPTVKQLVDRILTGD; this comes from the coding sequence TTGTTCAAGGGTCTGACCCCCATCAATTATAACGGCCGCGAAGTCTGGCCGCTGGTGGAGGGTGGCAAGGGCGTCGCCGCGACCAACCATGCGAGCGCGGGCGCCTGGGCGGCGGCCGGGGGCATCGGCACGGTCAGCGCGGTCAACGCCGACAGCTACGATGCCGAGGGCAAGATCATCCCGCAAATCTATCGCGCGCTGACGCGGCGCGAGCGCCATGAGGAGCTGGTCGAATACGCGATCGAAGGCGCGGTGACCCAGGTCAAGAAGGCGTTCGAGATCGCCGGCGGCAAGGGCGCGGTCAATATCAACGTGCTGTGGGAAATGGGCGGCGCCCAGCGTATCCTGCACGGCGTGCTTGAACGGACTCGCGGGATGGTCGCGGGCGTAACCTGCGGCGCGGGGATGCCCTATAAGCTCAGCGAGATCACCGCCTCCTACGGCGTGAGCTATCTGCCGATCGTCAGCTCGGGCCGCGCCTTCCGCGCGCTGTGGAAGCGTGCCTATTCGAAGGCGAGCGAGTGGCTCGCGGCGGTGGTCTACGAGGATCCCTGGCTCGCCGGCGGGCATAACGGCCTGTCCAACGCCGAGGACCCGCTGATCCCGCAGGATCCGTACCCCCGCGTTCGCGACCTGCGCGCGACGATGCGCGAGGGTGGCATCTCGGACGATGTCCCGATCGTGATGGCCGGTGGCGTCTGGTATCTGCGCGACTGGAACGACTGGATCGACAATCCCGAGCTCGGCAAGATCGCCTTCCAGTTCGGCACGCGCCCCCTGCTCACCCAGGAGAGCCCGATCCCCGAGGAGTGGAAGAACGAGTTGATGAAGCTGGAGGAGGGCGACATCCTGCTCCACCGCTTCTCGCCGACCGGCTTCTACTCCTCGGCAGTGCGCAATCCGTTCCTGCGCAGCCTCGAGGCGCGCAGCGAGCGCCAGATCCCCTATTCGACCGAGGAAGCGGGCGACCACACCTTCCAGCTCGACGTCGGCGTGAAGGGCAAGAATTTCTGGGTGACGCGCAACGATCTGCTGCGCGCGCGCGAATGGTTCGGGCTCGGCTTCACTTCGGCGCTCAAGACCCCCGACAATACGCTCGTCTTCGTCGGCGAGGAGGAAAAGGGCATCATCCGCAAGGATCAGGCCGATTGCATGGGGTGCCTGAGCCAGTGCCAGTTCTCGTCCTGGGCGGATACCGAGACCAACTCGACCGGCCGGCTCGCCGACCCGCGCAGCTTCTGCATCCAGAAGACGCTGCAGGACATTGCGCATGGCGGCCCGGTGCACGAGAACCTGATGTTCGCCGGGCACGGCGCCTACCAGTTCAAGCGCGATCCCTTCTATTCGAATGGCTTCGTGCCAACGGTGAAGCAGCTGGTCGATCGTATCCTCACCGGGGATTGA
- a CDS encoding glycosyltransferase family 4 protein has protein sequence MSVHILHLHSTFNYGGKEARAVRLMNAFGDRARHTIVSAMPDQLGARDAIAKGIKVEIAQNPPPLVGRPSVKRYEEIARFMRRFDLVLTYNWGAIDGVMAARVFGKGLPPIVHHEDGFNQDEAQRLSPVRNMYRRIALPAANALVVPSQVLERIALKHWRQPAERIHRIANGVPTARFAQKPDASVIPGLQNKREGEVFIGCVAGLRPVKDLPLLIRACAGVNARFKLVIVGEGPERQNILDAAEAMAIEDQLILPGFLPDPHRYMGLFDIYAMSSKSEQAPISVLEAMAAGLPVVSTRVGDVPTMVSSENAQFIAPRHHEVDLRDRIDTLARNPDSMRYIGEQNRIRARALFDEAEMIASYARLYGAAMGRPGVLG, from the coding sequence ATGTCCGTCCATATCCTCCACCTCCACTCGACCTTCAACTATGGCGGCAAGGAAGCGCGTGCCGTCCGGTTGATGAATGCGTTCGGCGACCGCGCGCGGCACACGATCGTCTCGGCGATGCCCGACCAGCTCGGCGCGCGCGACGCGATCGCCAAGGGGATCAAGGTCGAGATCGCGCAGAACCCGCCGCCGCTCGTCGGCCGGCCGTCGGTCAAGCGCTACGAGGAGATCGCGCGGTTCATGCGGCGCTTTGACCTCGTCCTCACCTATAATTGGGGCGCGATCGACGGGGTGATGGCGGCGCGGGTGTTCGGCAAGGGACTGCCGCCGATCGTCCATCACGAGGACGGGTTCAACCAGGACGAGGCCCAGCGGCTGAGCCCGGTGCGCAACATGTATCGCCGGATCGCGCTGCCCGCCGCCAATGCGCTGGTCGTGCCGAGCCAGGTGCTCGAGCGCATCGCGCTGAAACATTGGCGCCAGCCGGCCGAGCGCATCCATCGCATCGCCAATGGCGTGCCGACCGCGCGCTTTGCCCAGAAGCCCGATGCCTCGGTGATCCCCGGGCTCCAGAACAAGCGCGAGGGCGAGGTGTTCATCGGCTGCGTCGCGGGGCTGCGGCCGGTCAAGGATCTGCCGCTGCTGATCCGCGCCTGCGCCGGGGTCAATGCGCGCTTCAAGCTGGTGATCGTCGGCGAGGGCCCCGAGCGGCAAAACATCCTCGACGCCGCGGAGGCGATGGCGATCGAGGACCAGCTGATCCTACCCGGATTCCTGCCCGATCCGCACCGCTATATGGGGCTGTTCGACATCTATGCGATGTCGTCGAAGAGCGAGCAGGCGCCGATTTCGGTGCTAGAGGCGATGGCGGCGGGGCTGCCGGTGGTCTCGACCCGGGTCGGCGACGTGCCGACGATGGTATCGAGCGAGAACGCGCAGTTCATCGCCCCGCGGCACCATGAGGTCGACCTGCGCGACCGGATCGACACGCTGGCGCGCAACCCCGATTCGATGCGCTATATTGGCGAACAGAACCGTATCCGCGCCCGTGCGTTGTTCGACGAGGCAGAGATGATTGCGTCGTATGCCCGCCTCTATGGCGCCGCGATGGGACGGCCGGGTGTGTTAGGGTAA
- a CDS encoding alpha/beta fold hydrolase → MGERRNYSDGYWWSKDGLRLHYREYPGADDVPPVLCFPGLTRNARDYESLATRLSGERRVVLVEFRGRGESAFAKDPMSYVPLTYLQDIEALLDELAIKRFVAVGTSLGGIVTMLLAATDGAKLAGAVLNDVGPQLEAAGLARIRTYVGKAVWHPTWMHAARAVAEGNADVYPDYTIEDWLRMAKRLYRVNSSGRIVLDYDMKIAEPFRVPGNEAGPDMWPTIDALKAKPVLVVRGERSDILSAVTAEKMLARLPQGELVTVKDVGHAPTLDEPEVVAAIERLLAKAAT, encoded by the coding sequence ATGGGCGAGCGGCGCAACTACAGCGATGGCTATTGGTGGTCGAAAGACGGCCTGCGCCTGCATTATCGTGAGTATCCCGGCGCCGACGACGTCCCGCCGGTGCTGTGCTTTCCTGGCCTAACTCGCAATGCGCGCGACTATGAAAGCCTGGCGACGCGGCTGTCGGGGGAACGGCGCGTCGTGCTGGTCGAGTTCCGCGGGCGCGGCGAGAGTGCTTTTGCCAAGGATCCGATGTCCTATGTCCCGCTGACCTATCTGCAGGATATCGAGGCGCTGCTGGACGAGCTTGCGATCAAGCGCTTCGTTGCGGTGGGGACGTCGCTCGGCGGGATCGTGACGATGCTGCTCGCCGCGACCGACGGCGCCAAGCTGGCGGGCGCGGTGCTGAACGATGTCGGCCCCCAGCTCGAAGCCGCCGGGCTGGCGCGGATCCGCACCTATGTCGGCAAGGCCGTCTGGCACCCGACCTGGATGCACGCCGCCCGCGCCGTCGCCGAAGGTAACGCCGATGTTTACCCCGACTACACCATCGAAGACTGGCTGCGCATGGCCAAGCGGCTGTACCGGGTGAACAGCTCGGGGCGGATCGTACTCGATTACGACATGAAGATCGCCGAGCCCTTCCGCGTGCCGGGCAACGAGGCCGGGCCGGACATGTGGCCGACGATCGATGCGCTCAAGGCCAAGCCGGTGCTGGTGGTGCGCGGCGAGCGATCGGACATATTGAGTGCCGTCACGGCGGAGAAGATGCTGGCGCGGCTGCCGCAGGGCGAGCTGGTAACGGTCAAGGACGTGGGGCACGCGCCGACGCTCGACGAGCCCGAGGTGGTTGCGGCGATCGAGCGGCTGTTGGCGAAGGCAGCGACTTAG
- a CDS encoding protein adenylyltransferase SelO family protein produces MALTPQQAILELGDAFYDPVHAAGFPETRLRFRNDRAAAEVGLAGLSDDQWIAHFGRFKPLPGGLQQPLALRYHGHQFRVYNPEIGDGRGFLFAQMTDDRGRLMDLGTKGSGQTPWSRFGDGRLTLKGGVREILATEMLEALGVETSRTFSLIETGEELHRGDEPSPTRSAVLVRLSHGHIRIGTFQRLAYAQDLDNLRKLTGYVLRHYYGEEAGDDAPQRLLGHVASRTARMAARFMAAGFVHGVLNSDNINVTGESFDYGPWRFAPSWDPGFTAAYFDQQGLYAFGRQPEAIYWDVMQLASSLRLIAEEDPLIEAMKGFPETFQQEVASAMLWRLGVVPLGPEHDRGLVGAIERVLVETGAPIDRFFFDAFGGKLPASYGEPFADLRARLAGYTPRKARDHPYWSDAAPCSMLIDEVEAIWAAIAHADVWTHLEAKVAAIRRMGEALA; encoded by the coding sequence ATGGCCCTAACTCCGCAACAGGCGATCCTCGAACTGGGCGACGCCTTCTACGATCCGGTCCACGCGGCCGGATTCCCCGAGACCCGGCTGCGCTTCCGCAACGATCGCGCCGCGGCGGAGGTCGGGTTGGCGGGGCTGAGCGACGATCAGTGGATCGCGCATTTCGGCCGGTTCAAGCCGCTGCCTGGCGGTCTCCAGCAGCCGCTGGCGCTGCGCTATCACGGCCACCAGTTCCGCGTGTACAATCCCGAGATCGGCGACGGCCGCGGCTTCCTGTTCGCGCAGATGACCGACGACCGGGGGCGGCTGATGGACCTCGGCACCAAGGGATCGGGCCAGACCCCCTGGAGCCGCTTCGGCGACGGCCGGCTCACCTTGAAGGGCGGCGTCCGCGAGATCCTCGCCACCGAGATGCTCGAAGCGCTGGGGGTCGAGACATCGCGGACCTTCTCGCTGATCGAGACCGGCGAGGAGCTTCATCGCGGCGACGAGCCCTCCCCCACCCGCTCGGCGGTGCTCGTCCGGCTGAGCCACGGCCATATCCGCATCGGCACCTTCCAGCGGCTCGCTTATGCGCAGGATCTCGACAATCTCCGGAAGCTCACCGGCTATGTCCTGCGTCACTATTATGGCGAGGAGGCCGGCGACGACGCGCCCCAGCGGCTGCTCGGCCATGTCGCGTCACGGACGGCGCGGATGGCGGCGCGGTTCATGGCGGCGGGCTTCGTCCACGGCGTGCTCAACAGCGACAATATCAACGTCACCGGCGAGAGCTTCGATTACGGACCGTGGCGCTTCGCCCCGAGCTGGGATCCCGGCTTCACCGCCGCCTATTTCGACCAGCAGGGCCTCTATGCCTTCGGCCGCCAGCCCGAGGCGATCTATTGGGATGTGATGCAGCTCGCCAGCTCGCTCCGCCTGATCGCCGAGGAGGACCCGCTGATCGAGGCGATGAAGGGCTTCCCCGAGACCTTCCAGCAGGAAGTCGCAAGCGCGATGCTGTGGCGGCTGGGCGTCGTGCCGCTCGGGCCTGAGCACGACCGCGGGCTGGTCGGCGCGATCGAGCGCGTGTTGGTCGAGACCGGGGCGCCGATCGACCGCTTCTTCTTCGATGCTTTCGGTGGAAAGCTGCCGGCCAGCTATGGCGAACCGTTCGCCGATCTGCGCGCGCGCCTCGCCGGCTATACCCCGCGCAAGGCCCGCGACCATCCCTATTGGTCGGATGCCGCACCGTGCTCGATGCTGATCGACGAAGTAGAGGCGATCTGGGCAGCGATCGCCCATGCCGATGTCTGGACCCATCTGGAGGCTAAAGTCGCCGCGATCCGCCGGATGGGCGAGGCGCTGGCCTAA
- the astD gene encoding succinylglutamate-semialdehyde dehydrogenase, which produces MPGTEIISTEPATGAVLWRQKIGDADVEVAHARRSWAEWAARPLAYRIEALRRFANVVRQKADAFTDLLARETGKPLWEARTEVETVIGKVDISVTAYSERTGQRRIEAPMNTRLALRHKPHGVLAVLGPYNFPAHLPNGHIVPALLAGNAVVFKPSEKTPASGAFLVDCFHAAGIPEGCIRLLVGGPDEGKALAGHPDIDGLLFTGSANTGIALNRQFATRPEKILALEMGGNNPIVVWDTPDLYSAAVLVIQSAFTTAGQRCTAARRLIVDQNLFDPLMEEVNKLIGRLIIGEPHDDPAPFMGPVIDNDTADMLTESFLALSTMGGRPLRHMERPIEGRPFITPGMIDMTQANDKPDVELFGPVLQVYRKATFEEAIAEANDTRYGLSASLVSQNPRLYDQFWANIRAGIVNWNRPTNGASSAAPFGGVGWSGNHRPSAYYAADYCAYPVVSSESEQARASIGLGLRDA; this is translated from the coding sequence ATGCCGGGAACGGAAATCATCTCGACCGAGCCGGCGACGGGCGCCGTGCTCTGGCGTCAGAAGATCGGCGATGCCGACGTCGAAGTCGCGCACGCACGCCGCAGCTGGGCCGAATGGGCCGCGCGTCCGCTGGCCTACAGAATCGAGGCGCTGCGCCGCTTCGCCAATGTCGTGCGGCAAAAGGCCGATGCCTTCACCGACCTGCTCGCCCGCGAGACCGGCAAGCCGCTCTGGGAAGCGCGCACCGAAGTCGAGACCGTGATCGGCAAGGTCGACATCTCGGTCACCGCCTATTCGGAGCGCACCGGCCAGCGCCGGATCGAAGCGCCGATGAACACGCGGCTCGCGCTGCGCCACAAGCCGCACGGCGTGCTCGCGGTGCTCGGGCCGTATAATTTCCCCGCGCATCTGCCCAACGGCCATATCGTTCCCGCGCTGCTCGCGGGCAACGCCGTAGTGTTCAAGCCCTCGGAGAAGACCCCTGCGAGCGGCGCGTTCCTCGTCGACTGCTTCCACGCCGCGGGCATCCCCGAAGGCTGTATCCGCCTGCTGGTCGGTGGCCCGGACGAGGGCAAGGCGCTCGCCGGCCATCCGGACATCGATGGCCTGCTGTTCACCGGATCGGCCAACACCGGCATCGCGCTCAACCGCCAGTTCGCCACCCGGCCCGAAAAGATCCTCGCACTCGAAATGGGCGGCAACAACCCGATCGTCGTCTGGGACACCCCCGATCTCTATTCGGCCGCCGTCCTCGTCATCCAGTCGGCCTTCACCACCGCGGGCCAGCGCTGCACCGCCGCGCGCCGGCTGATCGTCGACCAGAACCTCTTCGATCCGCTGATGGAGGAAGTGAACAAGCTGATCGGCCGGCTGATCATCGGCGAACCGCACGACGATCCCGCGCCATTCATGGGCCCGGTGATCGACAACGACACCGCCGACATGCTGACCGAGAGCTTCCTCGCGCTCTCGACGATGGGCGGCCGCCCGCTGCGGCACATGGAGCGCCCGATCGAGGGTCGCCCGTTCATCACCCCGGGCATGATCGACATGACCCAGGCCAACGACAAGCCCGATGTCGAACTGTTCGGGCCGGTGCTCCAGGTCTATCGGAAAGCGACCTTCGAGGAAGCGATCGCCGAGGCCAACGACACGCGCTACGGACTGTCGGCGTCGCTGGTCAGCCAGAACCCGCGGCTTTACGACCAGTTCTGGGCGAACATCCGCGCCGGCATCGTCAACTGGAACCGCCCGACCAACGGCGCGTCGTCCGCGGCTCCCTTTGGCGGGGTCGGCTGGTCCGGCAACCACCGCCCGAGCGCTTATTACGCCGCGGATTACTGCGCCTATCCGGTGGTTTCGTCGGAATCCGAGCAGGCGCGCGCCTCGATCGGGCTGGGGCTGCGCGACGCCTGA
- a CDS encoding DUF899 domain-containing protein has translation MPELPESHPSIVSPEAWEAARTALLVKEKAHTRARDALAAERRRMPWMAVDKDYHFEGPNGPLRLIDLFAGRRQLIVYRAFFEPGVHGWPEHGCRGCSLGADQVSHLAHLHARDTSLVYASRAPQPDIARLKARMGWDMPWITITDDFDKDFGVDEWHGHNVFLRDGDRIYRTYFINNRGDEAMGTVWSYLDLTALGRQELWEDSPEGYPQTPTYKWWNWHDNYDAEPTPDPKWVEVSDAGEAAFRNAEK, from the coding sequence ATGCCCGAGCTGCCTGAAAGCCACCCGTCGATCGTGTCGCCCGAGGCGTGGGAGGCGGCCCGCACCGCGCTGCTGGTCAAGGAGAAGGCGCATACACGCGCGCGCGACGCGCTGGCCGCCGAGCGGCGGCGGATGCCGTGGATGGCGGTCGACAAGGACTATCACTTCGAGGGGCCGAACGGACCGCTGCGCCTGATCGACCTCTTCGCCGGCCGCCGCCAGTTGATCGTCTATCGCGCCTTCTTCGAGCCCGGCGTCCACGGTTGGCCCGAACATGGCTGCCGCGGCTGCTCGCTCGGCGCCGACCAGGTCTCGCACCTCGCGCACCTCCACGCGCGCGACACCAGCCTAGTCTACGCCTCGCGCGCGCCGCAGCCCGATATCGCGCGGCTTAAGGCGCGGATGGGCTGGGACATGCCCTGGATTACGATCACCGACGATTTCGACAAGGATTTCGGGGTCGACGAGTGGCACGGGCACAACGTCTTCCTCCGTGACGGCGACCGCATCTACCGCACCTATTTCATCAATAATCGCGGCGACGAGGCGATGGGGACGGTGTGGAGCTATCTCGACCTGACTGCGCTCGGCCGGCAGGAGCTGTGGGAGGACTCGCCCGAAGGCTATCCGCAGACGCCGACCTACAAATGGTGGAACTGGCACGACAATTACGACGCCGAGCCGACTCCCGATCCCAAATGGGTCGAGGTGTCGGATGCCGGCGAGGCGGCGTTCCGCAACGCCGAGAAATGA
- a CDS encoding SRPBCC family protein: protein MNDTLLQARAGEIVLDQVFPHAPDKVWRTITSGALIGRWLGMTPSDFSPVPGSCFTYQTSSAGEWDGSIECEVLEAEPNRRFAYSWKGGHEGNAGYGSPLDTVVTFTLEPVEGGTRLTLVHSGFHLPRNETAYRNMQGGWTKILPRIGDVTGEEAR from the coding sequence GTGAACGACACCCTGTTGCAGGCTCGCGCCGGCGAGATCGTGCTCGACCAGGTTTTCCCGCACGCGCCTGACAAGGTGTGGCGGACGATCACCTCGGGCGCGCTGATCGGGCGCTGGCTGGGAATGACGCCGAGCGATTTCTCGCCCGTACCCGGCAGCTGCTTCACCTACCAGACCTCGTCGGCGGGCGAATGGGACGGATCGATCGAGTGCGAGGTGCTAGAGGCCGAGCCCAACCGGCGCTTCGCCTATTCGTGGAAGGGCGGGCACGAGGGCAATGCGGGTTATGGCTCGCCGCTCGACACGGTCGTCACCTTCACGCTTGAACCGGTCGAGGGCGGAACCCGGCTCACCCTGGTCCATTCGGGCTTCCACCTGCCGCGCAACGAGACCGCCTATCGCAACATGCAGGGCGGCTGGACCAAGATCCTGCCGCGCATCGGCGATGTCACCGGTGAGGAGGCACGCTGA
- a CDS encoding ArsR/SmtB family transcription factor: MLQTQPIDTVMRALADPTRRAVFDRIARTREINVADLTRASGVTQGAVSQHLKSLKQAGLVAERPEGRKVYYRARPEGLAPLFDWLGHYETFWRDRLDALRTLLEEIDS, from the coding sequence ATGCTCCAGACCCAGCCCATCGACACCGTGATGCGCGCGCTTGCCGACCCCACGCGACGCGCGGTGTTCGATCGGATCGCCCGCACGCGCGAGATCAACGTTGCCGATCTGACCCGCGCCAGCGGGGTTACCCAGGGCGCGGTTTCGCAGCACCTCAAGTCGCTCAAGCAGGCCGGGCTGGTCGCCGAGCGGCCCGAGGGGCGGAAGGTCTATTATCGTGCCCGGCCCGAGGGACTGGCGCCGCTGTTCGACTGGCTCGGCCATTACGAGACTTTCTGGCGCGATCGGCTCGACGCGCTGCGAACGCTTCTGGAGGAGATCGATTCGTGA
- a CDS encoding YdcH family protein, producing the protein MNNVIERLIAAHRTLNREIRSELSRRVPDRFRLSQLKKERLAIKDRLFRHLPDAAEMRRIARGAIARARHA; encoded by the coding sequence GTGAACAATGTAATCGAGCGGCTGATCGCCGCGCACCGCACCCTTAACCGCGAGATTCGCAGCGAGCTTTCGCGCCGCGTGCCGGATCGCTTCCGCTTGAGCCAGCTCAAGAAGGAACGGCTCGCGATCAAGGACCGGCTGTTCCGCCACCTCCCCGACGCGGCCGAGATGCGCCGTATCGCCCGCGGCGCGATCGCCCGGGCACGTCACGCCTAA
- a CDS encoding Bax inhibitor-1/YccA family protein: MLGIYRNMGIGLALTGLVALAVANTPALVALIFGTPLKWVAMLAPLAFVFFFTFRIERMTVAGARTAFFAFAAIMGVSMASIFLVFTGTSIAMAFFTASAMFAGLSLWGYTTNRDLTGMGSFLMIGLIAVIGASLVNLLLGSSLLQMVVSVIGVIVFAGLTAWDTQRLKSEYITYANSQAVEKLAIMGALSLYLNLINMFQLLLGLMGERE, translated from the coding sequence ATGCTCGGCATCTACCGCAACATGGGCATCGGCCTGGCGCTTACCGGCCTGGTCGCGCTCGCGGTGGCGAATACCCCCGCGCTCGTCGCCTTGATCTTCGGCACCCCGCTCAAATGGGTGGCGATGCTGGCGCCGCTGGCGTTCGTGTTCTTCTTCACCTTCCGCATCGAGCGCATGACCGTTGCCGGCGCCCGCACCGCGTTCTTCGCGTTCGCCGCGATCATGGGCGTTTCGATGGCGAGCATCTTCCTGGTGTTCACCGGCACCAGCATCGCGATGGCGTTCTTCACCGCGTCGGCGATGTTCGCGGGCCTGAGCCTGTGGGGCTACACCACCAATCGCGACCTGACCGGCATGGGCAGCTTCCTGATGATCGGCCTGATCGCCGTCATCGGCGCGAGCCTGGTCAATCTGCTGCTCGGCTCGAGCCTGTTGCAGATGGTGGTTTCGGTGATCGGCGTGATCGTGTTCGCGGGCCTCACCGCCTGGGACACGCAGCGGCTCAAGAGCGAGTACATCACCTACGCCAACAGCCAGGCAGTCGAGAAGCTCGCGATCATGGGCGCGCTGTCGCTGTATCTGAACCTCATCAACATGTTCCAGCTGCTGCTGGGGCTGATGGGCGAACGGGAGTAA
- a CDS encoding TFIIB-type zinc ribbon-containing protein has product MTGTFTCPVDGTKLVPMERSGIEIDHCPSCRGVWLDRGELDKIIERSAVQAAPAPPPQQPAAPWPDQRPRYDDRQHYQGGHKGQYGHKRKKSFLEELFD; this is encoded by the coding sequence ATGACCGGCACCTTCACTTGCCCCGTCGACGGCACCAAGCTGGTGCCGATGGAGCGATCGGGGATCGAGATCGACCATTGCCCGAGCTGCCGCGGGGTGTGGCTCGATCGCGGCGAGCTCGACAAAATCATCGAGCGCAGTGCGGTCCAGGCCGCGCCCGCACCGCCGCCTCAGCAGCCGGCGGCACCTTGGCCCGACCAGCGCCCGCGCTATGACGACCGCCAGCACTATCAGGGCGGGCACAAGGGCCAGTACGGCCACAAGCGTAAGAAGTCCTTCCTCGAAGAACTGTTCGATTAA
- a CDS encoding glycoside hydrolase 5 family protein gives MVTRRTLIGGSAALAATLALPAKAAPSPFVRREGTRLMLGDRPYRFSGANLWYAAWLGADAPYGNRDRLRRELDTLAAMGVTNLRIAASAEESPLRNAVSPAFHGANPLSADPALLGGLDFTLAEMAKRNMKAVLYLTNFWEWSGGMMTYLYYVTGSFIDVGDPAHPWPAFPNATAQFYANARAVALNHAWVRKIVGRTNAITRTAYRDDPTIMAWQLANEPRPGGAPETAAPLLGAYNKWIRDSARLVKSLDSNHLVSTGSEGTMGSVGSAEIYRAAHDVPEIDYLTAHIWPLNWSWVDAKDIPGTHDVAKAKVADYLREHTTLARDLGKPLAIEEFGYPRDGGSYDPKASTRFKDLYYQQIYDAVLTSARTGGPIVGSNFWAWNGAGRAVHGDYRFQSGDTAWLGDPPHEPQGWYGVFDSDTSTSEVIAAHAQALASVGEPIA, from the coding sequence ATGGTCACGCGCAGGACGCTCATCGGCGGCTCGGCCGCGCTTGCGGCGACGCTGGCGCTGCCCGCCAAAGCCGCCCCCAGCCCCTTCGTCCGGCGCGAGGGCACGCGGCTGATGCTCGGCGACCGGCCCTATCGCTTCTCCGGCGCCAACCTCTGGTATGCCGCCTGGCTCGGCGCCGATGCGCCCTATGGCAATCGCGACCGCTTGCGGCGCGAGCTCGACACGCTCGCCGCGATGGGGGTCACCAACCTCCGGATCGCCGCCTCGGCCGAGGAATCGCCGCTCAGGAACGCCGTCAGTCCCGCCTTCCACGGCGCCAACCCGCTATCGGCCGATCCTGCGCTGCTCGGCGGGCTCGACTTCACCCTCGCCGAGATGGCGAAGCGCAACATGAAGGCTGTGCTCTACCTCACCAATTTCTGGGAATGGTCGGGGGGAATGATGACGTATCTCTATTACGTCACCGGCAGCTTCATCGACGTCGGCGATCCGGCGCACCCCTGGCCCGCTTTCCCCAACGCCACCGCGCAATTTTACGCCAATGCCCGGGCAGTCGCGCTCAACCACGCCTGGGTCCGGAAAATCGTCGGGCGGACCAACGCGATCACGCGCACCGCCTATCGCGACGATCCGACGATCATGGCCTGGCAGCTCGCCAACGAGCCGCGCCCAGGCGGGGCGCCCGAGACCGCCGCGCCGCTGCTCGGCGCCTACAACAAATGGATCCGGGACAGCGCGCGGCTGGTCAAGTCGCTCGACTCGAACCACCTAGTCTCGACCGGCAGCGAAGGCACGATGGGCAGCGTCGGCAGCGCCGAGATCTACCGCGCGGCGCACGACGTCCCCGAGATCGATTACCTCACAGCGCATATCTGGCCGCTCAACTGGAGCTGGGTGGATGCCAAGGACATCCCCGGCACGCACGACGTCGCGAAGGCCAAGGTCGCCGACTATCTGCGCGAGCACACTACGCTCGCCCGCGACCTCGGCAAGCCGCTGGCGATCGAGGAATTCGGCTATCCGCGCGACGGGGGCAGCTACGATCCCAAGGCCAGCACGCGTTTTAAGGATCTCTATTACCAGCAGATCTACGACGCGGTACTGACCAGCGCGCGCACTGGCGGGCCGATCGTCGGTTCGAACTTCTGGGCCTGGAACGGCGCCGGCCGTGCCGTGCATGGCGACTATCGTTTCCAGTCGGGCGACACCGCGTGGCTGGGCGACCCGCCGCACGAGCCGCAAGGCTGGTACGGCGTGTTCGACAGCGATACGAGCACAAGCGAGGTGATCGCGGCGCACGCCCAGGCGCTGGCGAGCGTGGGCGAGCCGATCGCATAA